The following DNA comes from Peribacillus sp. FSL E2-0218.
TGATGAATTTTACAGGAGGAAAAGGCTTTCCTCCCCCGTTCTCACGCACTGTGGCATGCCCCCGGGAAGAAGCCTTTCGCAAAATGAGTTCCAACGAACCGAGGATGCTTAAAGTACAAAAACGAAAAAACTGGAGACAGGCTCGTTTCATGACGAGTCTGCCTCCAGTCCATAAAGGGCGGCCTGGTCACTTGGCCTCCCTTCTACGTATTTCCTCTACATTCGATTCCTGCCTTTAAACACTTTAACCAGGATCAGAATGACCGCAATGATAAGCAATATATGTATAAAGCCGGCAGCCACTTTAAAAACTAAACCAAGTACCCATAATAAAATAATTGCACCGATAATTGTCCAAAACATGATAATCTCCCTTTCTAATATCCTTCCCATCAAAGAATTTTTCCTGATGGCTTACATTTAAATTACCCATTTCTTTCATTTACAAACCCACTTCCACTAGTGGGTGAACCATTTTTTTTACATAAAACTGTAAATGATGTAAAAGATAATAACGAAATAAAGAATATCAAAAGGCCGATAAATAATTCATATGCGGAAATGTCCCTTGTTTTTGGATTATTTATCGACCTGAAAGCATGATATAACAAAATAAAAGGAGTCGTTCATTCATGAAAAAATTTTTAGTCATCTGTTTGACTGCCTGTTCCCTTTTCCTCGTTAACTTGGATCACCCGGCTGCACAGGATACTCATGCAAACCCGGAAAGAGTCCAATTCACTGAAGCTCAAAAAACCGAGCTTGCCAAAATTCAAAAGCGGATTCTTGCGGACAAAAAGGAATTGATTGGAAAATACGTGGAGTATGGCGCTCTTTCGAAGGAAGAAGGCGATAAAATGCTTTCACACTTTGAAAAGCATTATAAAATGATGGAAGAACATAATTTCCAAATTCCGCCTCACCGCCCTCATTCAAGGAACATGCATAAATAATCCGCCAGCCCTTTATTCATTTGGCATGATAATCCGACCTGATCCTCAGGCCGGATTTTTTTCGTTTCTTTCATTCTTGATAAATAAACCTTACGCGTTTACCATTTACTAAAGGATTTATATTTCACTTTAGCGAAATACATAACTATGAGAATGGAAAGGGTGAATAGGATGAACCAAACAGGTATAACAGCAAGAGACTTATTTCACTTGAAATCGGTAACCGATCCAAAGCTTTCACCAGATGGCAGCATGGCGGTTTATGTCCAAACGAGAATTGACGAAAAAACGGAAAAGTACATTTCCAATCTGTATATGTTCAGCCTGATCACGAACGAAACAAAACAATGGACCTTTGGAGATAATCGCGATACATCACCTGCCTGGTCCCCAGATGGTAAGCATATCGCATTTTTATCGGATAGGTCAGGGAAAAAACAAGTCC
Coding sequences within:
- a CDS encoding lmo0937 family membrane protein: MFWTIIGAIILLWVLGLVFKVAAGFIHILLIIAVILILVKVFKGRNRM
- a CDS encoding YckD family protein, whose amino-acid sequence is MKKFLVICLTACSLFLVNLDHPAAQDTHANPERVQFTEAQKTELAKIQKRILADKKELIGKYVEYGALSKEEGDKMLSHFEKHYKMMEEHNFQIPPHRPHSRNMHK